A stretch of DNA from Manihot esculenta cultivar AM560-2 chromosome 7, M.esculenta_v8, whole genome shotgun sequence:
taaattaatttttatatttttaaaattaaatatttaaatttattttataattaatccgTTTAAACGAAAAGTTTTTTCCATTtataatttctttaatcaacggtttaaatgaaaaataaatatttaaaatattcttattaacacctaaatttatataaatgtaggtgaaatattttatattgcataaattacactttaattcttataattttaaaattaaatatttaaatttctctatttaaaattatcattttttcatatattatgGACATTAGTTTAAAGTTAGTGCGCAGTCAAATTTTTAAAGGtacaatttctttttaaaatatattttgtaaaaatgtACAACCTATTTAAAGGTGACAAGTACCActtaaaaatgattaaaattgtaaatattttttaaaaattttaaaatcatggagtattttaatgaataaaaatttgaagaataaaaaatgttaaaaattaattgaatatgatAATCTGAATAAAAATGAATgagatttaagtatttttacaatgaaaataaattattaaaatatttaattttaatagacgagaaaaagtaaattaacttttaactccttaatatttttaatttaagaagggaataataaagatatttttatgtttttaattccaagaaataaatgaaaagattagaatttaaatgaattgatATTGAGAAATATAAatgttcgattttaaaaatataagaataaattcattacttattttaaaattcaaagatTAATGTagttaaactatttaaaaataataataaagacattttcatgtaaaaataaataaaaagacctCTCATTTGGACTGAGTGATTAAAtagatgatttaaaaatataaaaattaaattactaatttaattgtaatttattcttttatttattaaataggaCTTAAATAACTATTGAGTGGACTTAAATGTCCATTTCTAATTCGCTAATAAAGTTTTTAATGGAGTTAGGATTTTATACCTAAATgaccattttaaaaaaatttaagagctcaaataattattttaaaatgtttagGAATGTGTATCAATTTTTTAGTAGggcttaaataattttttaaatatttctcaGGGGTGTAAGAGGGCTATTTGCCAAAATTATAATAGACAAAATACAAGAAGTCGAGAATTACTGCTTTCATAACTAATGTCAGGGCAGCTGCCGccgtgcaccagttttgttcacACCTCTTTTCAGGCTCTCAATCCGActacactttttatttttttcataagacTACACTTTTTATTACGGTTGTAGTTactgcaaaaaaaaaataatagtaacGTGGTCCCGGACATCTACCATTATACCCATAATGATCGGTCATACACTATTGCTATCCATAATGGAAAGGAATATTtatctatataatataatataataggaTAATAGGTGGGCGAATGACGGGAATTGAACCCGTGCATGGTGGATTCACAATCCACTGCCTTGATCCACTTGGCTACATCCGCCCCTACTACTATactctatttaaattttaaatttcaaaattaaattaaatattataaaatacaaggatttttatttctaacattgaatattaaattttatctttcctATAAAATCTTATAAGATACAACtacaaaaatacaataaaaatgaaaactttttcttttattttgaatctaaagaaaaaaataactttacaAAACAAAAGTTTGAGAAGAACATATATAAATTGAAAACCACTtggttattttaaattttatttttatatttagattaaattacCTTTTAACGAAATGTTAATTCTAAAATTACCCATTTTCCAAAATAACTGTTTGTGGTAAAGTTATTTATAATTcacaaataataattattaaaatataataagtaaTATTTGGAAAAACTACCATAttcatatttattgaaaaataaagttATTCATTACAAACATATAcaaagattaaatttaaatagctttagaaaaaataaggagaaaaaaaacaattttagaTTACCTAGAAATATAGGACCTAAATAACATGTTAATACTATTTTATGGATAGATGGCAAATAATCAAAAAGTATATTATCTAAGTAGCATGTTAGtgccttttttcttttaaaaaaaaaaagaaatattagaaaattactGAAATAAAGAATACATATAATACTACatgttatttaaaaattgaaaattttagataaacTAGAACCGGTAAATATGAAAAAGACAATAAGAAAATATTGAAAACAATTTTTGAGAAGAGGAATTAAAAGGACAGTGAGTGTTGAAAATAGAAATATATGGAAGGTTTGTGATCACGAGTGTGGTGGTTTGATGAGATTTTGGTGTCTATTTATTATCTAAGATTTGCTAACTTCATAATGtgtcaattttgaattttggtaGATCGAGAAACTTGAGTTTGGGTGGCAGTGTTTTTTGTTAATGGAAGTGTTTGCTGAgggtgaaagaaaagaaagtgcgcAATTTTTAGAGCCTTGTCCCTGtaacaaaacatacatacaagcacAAGCACATAAGGTGAGTGCTTGGTGAATGTCATTttcgttttttattttttaaagaattgaACAATGCTATAGTATTTATGTGAATTTAATCAAATTTGTTTTGGTAGAAAGTCTATCATTTTTTATTGGTTAAGGGTGGGAGAGTGGGCAAGGGaaaaaaagaattgaaaaaGGCTCTACGCATTTGTTAGAGATGCAATTCTCCATATCGTACAGACAGTCGATCCAAAACAAATGGGTCAAACCGTTAAGTGGAGGAGCGGATATAAGTGATAGACATTACTATAATAGTAGTGATGTGTTAACTGCAAGTTTTGAtggaaataataaaagaatgcATGGAGTCGAGTAACCCAATAGTTGTGCAGCTGAGCACAATATGATGTTATTCATGTGAAAGGCCCTATCAGGTGTTGCAagatattaaaagaataaaagagaTAAATTCTGATGATGACAACACAAACTATTTTTAAGGTGACAACTGGAGCTCCAAAGTGATATACTTGAGTGCAAGACAGAGTGTGAGAGGAGACCCTCTCAAGtcgatatggtatggtatgtgaAATTTCttgatatgttattttcaaaacTAATTGTTTTATATGTCTTTGTGTTGGCACAAATCAGGTTCATCTTTTCTGATGGACTCGATAGATTTGTGTTAACTAATCTTGAAATGTATCGTGTATAGCTTTCTTAAAAGTGAAAGAGGGGGTAATATGATTTTACTAAAATCAAGTCCAGTTTCAGCTATATGATTGAGTAGAAAAGCAATATTAGGAGCCAAATGGTTGAGAGGAGGATGATAGCAAGTGGAATACCAATATGTACATTGAAGAGGAGACTTGAGATCGAGACAGTGAAATGCTACGATGTTGATGGCTTCCCAATGAGGGAGTACCCTTCAATATTCTATTTTTATGGTATTAATATAATGTTAATATTTGTTTCTACAAGTTTCTTATACGTATATTGTAGATTAATAGCTTTGGTATCTTATGTGTGGTGTGAGTCTTATATAAGCAGTTTGGTAAAGAAATAAAAGGAGGAAACGAGTGCAAGTCAAAGCCACATAGAGTTGAGCATGTCATTTATGCGGCAACGCCACCATTTTTCGACAAGGATTCAATTAGTTTCTTTGCAAGCAGATTAAAGTTTCTTGATTGGTTTCCATTTACACAACCACTTATGTGAATGGGTTGGAGCAACATGCCCTTCGTTAAGGAAGATTTTTACAGAGCTATCATCACCCAGAAGTAGTGGTCAACATGGAGGAGAAAAGGAATACACCAACCAACAAACAAGTTTGTGGAGAAGACTGAAATGCCAACCTCAAGTCACATTTGTAAAAGATTGAAGATTTCTAGTATCTTATTCGACAAGATAAATGATTAAGCAAGGACAAGACTTTCAGTATTAGTATTCAAGCAAACAACTTTTATGCAAAGAAATAGCAGCGATCCTTATAGAGCCGGTCAAAGTAAGGAAAAGAATTGAACATCCAAGCAAGTGATTGAAGACTCTAGACAAGCTCAGTTGACGAGGGTTTCGACAGTTTAAGTGGAGGAGTGTTAAGGGCCTAGAGTTTTATagtactaaaatataattttttcaacaACGTAATTTTCAAAAAGCAATGTTGGaaaaaataagtataaaataGTAGTATCAAAAGAGTCgtgataattatttataattcatttttatttatttattaaaagggTTCTCCTACCATTACTATTCTATTTGTTCCTAAGGATTTTTAGGAGGGAGTGACTGGTGGTCACTAATGAGAACTGTGCCTAGCTGGCCATCGGGGGCTTGAGGTGTTGTCGAGTTGTGTCTCTATTCCTTATAGATCATTCATTGTCTACAAGTGATATAAGGATTATTATAATGATTATATTGATGTGAATATATAATTATGATTTATAGCATGTTAATGCATTTTAATAATGAGTTCTTTTCCTTTATAACTGCTACGAGACTTGCGAATATATATCGCTAAGAGTTTGGTTGGAGGTTTACGTAAACTTTgaatcataaaattaaaaaagaaaacttcATAGTTAATAACTATtcagttctttttttttaatcttttagcTAAAACGGAACATAatctatataattaaaaattttaaaaattaaatataataaaaaaataaatttgaattaaaatgaaCTGaactaaaattcaaaattgattcaatttaattaattatttcgaATTCAAGTGAATACTCCAAAAGCCAAGGCCCATTTTAGTAAAATCAGTAGTTGGCTCCTAGCCAAACGCCTTAGGAATTCATCTATTCAAGAGCCAAACGAACGCTCCCATTTAAAACCCTAGCGAGCTACTGGACTCGCATATATAATCCTAAGCCATCACCAGCTGTACAGTTTTGCTCTATCCGGAACAAGAGTTTGAGATATCTCATGGTAATGTTTTCGCCTAATATTTTCTATTCGATCGCGTGTATTGTTGTTTGGTTTCTAGGAAAGTGTAGGAAAGTGTTGTTCctaatttttaaagttaattgGTTTGTGTATTTTCTCGGCATCGAAACAAGGGTGGGCTTTTCTTGCTAATCTTACTGGTGATGTTAacttttctcctttttattattatttttttttcgtaGGCGCCAAAGAAGGACAAGGCTCCACCACCATCTTCAAAGCCCGCAAAGTCAGGCGGAGGCAAGCAGAAGAAGAAAGTAAGTTTAGGATTTCTCTCTCTGTCGCTCGCTCTTAATAAAAGTTTCtaataatttagtatttttagCTGTTGGACAATTATAATTGTGAGTTTTGTATATTCATGTCTTTAATTGTCGCTGTTTCCAGTTTTTGCTAGTTTTTCATAGTAAAGATAGAATTAGTCTTTGCAGTTGAgattatttatatatgataaTTTTGGTGGTGTGTGAAGGAAGTGAAATTATGTTACTTTTAACTGATTGTTATACTCTTTCAGTATTTTGATTGGTACAAGTTTTGAGTGCTAAACTAGTTCTGATGTGCTGGTAATTGAATTCTGGTGGTTTTTGTTTGGATATAAAAATTTGATATATCACAATGATATTTATGGTGTTATTATTAGTTTTCTGTGTGATTGAGTCTGGATGAAATACCATTTTAAAGTGTTGTAAATTTTTTGGATTGAGCTGGATTCTCGAATCAAACAATTGATCAGATTATCAGTATCCTAATGTAAGCAAGATAAAAATCGATTAATTGTTTTTCAGCTTAAATGAATGTTTTGGTGTATGTGCAAATGTGGTGCTTATAGTTGTAGTTattatgaattattttaatgttttgcatattatagataattttataattctcaGATATTTAGGGTTTGATGTGCAGAAATGGAGCAAGGGAAAGCAAAAGGAGAAGGTGAACAACATGGTTTTGTTCGATCAAGCAACCTACGATAAGCTTCTTAGTGAGGTTCCCAAGTACAAGCTTGTGACTCCATCTATCTTGTCCGACAGATTGAGGGTACTTCCTTTGCACTTAAAATTGCTAAGTAGCTCTTCATTTCTGCTGTTGTTAATCTAACCTACTGATTTGAGCAACTGTGTGACAATCCTTAcgccatatttttttattaagttagcagttctttttttttttttgttgttgtatCTGTTTTTTTCCCCTTTCCTTGTATGTATAATCACACTTTTGTAGAGCTTATACCAGACAAAGCCTGAAGCTCATTGATAGGAAATTTGATTCAGCATATAGCTAGAAGCCTGTAGTGTGGGTGCTGATTTGTGTTTTCTCACTTGGATCGTTGAGCATTAGATCTTATACAATCATCAGGAGATTATATACCTATAGCATAGAGTGAACTTCCAGGCTAGCTTGCATGTCAATTTGACAGGAAAAATTGTATATTGTTTTCAAAGTCAAATTGTTTTGTGTTCTTAATGGAATCAATGAAGTAATCAGAAGCTTCCCTTctaaaaaagggaaaattactttatgTTCTTGAGACATGTCAAAATTAACACATCCCtctatttgtaaaatttaacattttaatcCCTATATTTTAATGCTGTCAAACTGAACGTCCTTTCATGAAAACAATATATCTTTTCCAGCTTGATGAAATTAAAATGCAGGGACTGAACTATTTTGACATAACCCAaggattaaaatattctttatatTTAAGGGTATTTTGGTCATTTcaaaaataactaaattgtATGTGTTGAGTTTGACATACCTTAGGGATGTAAAAGTTTGACCTTTTAAATAAAACAGTCAATGGTATAACATTTTAAAATCACAAATGCCCTTTTAGTTTCCTTTTggacttaaatttttatgcaatcatatatgtatttattagttcttttcattttattatttctttttcttttttcttttaaattatctaTGCACGATGGCAGATGAAGAAAAGAATCAGACGGATTCCCATTGATTGTACAATATGATATCACAATCAGCTATTTCTGAGCCATCAGTGCttgtttgatttaataaaaaactgGGAGCCCTGTTTATCATGTTCCAGTGTATAATTCAGCAAAACTAGTTATAATTAATACAAAATTACATGAATTGGTGTGTTTTGTGAATTTGCCTTGGTAGGGCATGATCGCGAACCACTGCACATGTGGTAGTTGTTTGTGCGAGTGGGAGTACTTGCTTTGGACTGTAATGGGTTTCCAGTAATCATTTTTAACTTTGAAATTTGCATGGTATTCTTCACAAGTTCAGAAGAGATTTTTGTTTGGAAATTTGCTTATGAAATTTGTGtatttgttatttttctttttgctgaAGAAAGTCGCACTTTTACTAATGGCAGCACTATCTTCTTGATTTTCAGATTAGCGGTTCGCTTGCACGTAGAGCGATCAAGGATCTTATGGCCAGAGGATCAATTAGGATGATATCTGCTCATGCCAGCCAGCAGATTTACACTAGGGCTACCAACACCTAGGAGGGAAAATGCAGTTCTCTTTCTAGCACTCAAAAGGAATTTTAGTgccatttttgttttatttttccacAAATCTTGTTAAAGAAGGCCCTGGAAATTTTACTTGCCTTCTTTTTGTTGGCTGAATATTATCTTCATTTAATCTGATCAtctatgttattattattattattattattatttagtgaaattattttattgagttTTTACATAATTATCTTAAGATTTagccaataaaaatatttttacatttttaatggtaaaaaaatgaaaggaacatattaattatgaagaaattttagtattcactgtaaaaaatataaaaattaatctattatTACTAAACttcagaattaaaatataatttacccatttaattatattaaactaTAGAGTAAAAACTGCAGGGAAATTGAATCTTTTTCAAATTAttcattttctattattttatttttctaaaggtTTAGTAGTTttggaaaaattaattaattaattatcaacTTTTGTTGGTGGTGCTTATTTGGTTTTTGTATTGTTATAGATGAGACTATTGTTGCTCAATCTTACTTAggataatttgttaattttaccATTAATgttttaagataaattattaaataatcattaaatattataattatttatagttttaacttttaattttataataattataattttgcaCATTAATATATCTTTTCTCTTTCAAGAAAGAGGAAGAGACATTAAGCAAGAGAGGTAAATAGATGAATAcaaatgatgaaattgtaacTATAAGCTAGACAAATAAAACTATAATATTTAAagagtaaaaataatttaattttaaaaattaatagcaTAGAGTAAGCacgttcaaattaaaaaaatcgatcgaattaaattaatttaaaaattaaatttatttttttattcatttcgatttggttcggttcgatttttaattttaaaaatttcagttattttgatttgattcagttttaataaaaaaaattaaaaaatcgaaccgaaccgattagtgataataatatattatattgagaaatttacaatttagtccctagatattgtcattattaataaatcagtccttacattttcaaaaatttattaaaacatttttatcttttttctctgtcaacaaaatagtcattccgtctatttctaccattaaaaatataggcAAAAAACTAAATTACCCCATTTCTTTTCATCCTCCttgtcctttttctttttcttcttcattgattcttcctccttttcttcttatttggttcttctttttcttcttattctttgattcttctttttattcttgaggaggagatttttcttcttcttttttttttcatcatcatcatcatcttcttcttcttctctttcttcttcttttttcttctttttctttttcttctccttcatcatcttcttttttttttttcttcgtttttaaggaggaggaggtcttcttcttcttttttcttctttttcttcttcttctccttcatcatcatcatcatcttcttttttttcttcttttctgagGATGAGGAGGAGAagagactatttcattgacggaaaaaaacgataaggacattttaatagatatgaggaaagataataactttttaatagatatttgaaaatgtaaggactgaattgttaataatagcaatatccaaggactaaataaggAATTTTATTTTAggacaaaattgaattttaatttttttttctttcatcctttatttatttttaatagaaaagatGACAGAAGTattatttcgttgacagaaagaaaagttaaggatgttttaatagatttctgaaaatgtaggaaatgacttattaataatggtaatatctaAGAACTAAAATGTAAATCTctctattattttcaataatattgagAGATTagattaaggttaaaatattttatttaaattttaaaatattaaaaataaagtgtaaaagataaaaagattattaaaaatttaaattgaatcagatcagtttgattcgatttaacttttgattaaatcaattcaatttaatttttataaatactgaaATTTTGAGTTTCGGTTTATTtaatttggttcaattttaaatcgaatcaacCGAATGCTAACCTTAACCCTAACGATGATGGAgtaaaaagataataatgtCAAACCATATATCAAAAAGTTTATTGGTAGTGTAATTTTGCTGTGTGCAACATTGATCAACGGGTGTTCTGATGCACCTAATTTCAATTGTGATTATTATAACAACCCCCTTTGATTTTTTGGACTTATATTTCATTTCTAGAAATTCCTCACTTATcaatatttttgaaattcaaaattcagaaaTGTAATACCCACTAAAAAAGTTGTTAGTATCTGATAACTGCCGGGTCTCACCATTGCTGGACAAGGCAGGGTCCAAGAAGACAGCGTTGACCCAAAGTCCACGAAATATTTTTTGGATAACCGGTCCAGTCTCTTCAGCCCTAATCCAGATATGCGGGGCAAGTCGGATTGTCCGTGAACCTAGGTCCAATGGGAAGAAATCCAGTCCGGTGATGTGATATGAGAAAAGACAGTAAgcccagtcacttcgcagccctCCCTGCATGTGCGCCagaggaattaaatggccgtatGGTGTAAAAAAGGATTTTGACGCATCCATACGTACGGATCTAAACGACAGAGACACGTGACACTATAGTAGAGAAGCCGTTAagcgtcactagcagacaaatgGAAAGGAATAAGAAGGGAGAAACACCTTTCTCTCCGACTAAATTTACAATTGTATTGTAAACCCTATTCTCTTGATTGCAGAACACATCAGTATCTAATATTCTCCCTCTAAcatgattaaaaaattatttttcactatttaataaaaaataatttaaaatgagggttggaaaaaaaaataaaactaagtaGAATACAAACTTGTATATAAATATCTCAATCAATCACTATCCACCAACTATTTTATAGTTATCCTATTTCCAAACAATTGCTGTTTTAAAAGAATATCAACACCTTGACTTTGAATAAATTGCACACCATTGGAAATAGGTACAAACCTACTTCACAAGTTATCATTACTAAAATAAATTCACAATAGGGTAATATTTAAATACCAATAGAAAGCATCAACCAACCTTGCAATAAGACTGGCGGTTCATGTCATTTCAAGATTGATATATATTTTGCAGCACCGGCTGAAGAGAAAGAAACCTCATCCATGTTATCCAAATAAATATTTGAATGTTAGTATCtaaaataattacatatttCACAAAAGAAAATAGATATACTGGTCTTTATTATTAAAGAATACATCACTTTTGAATTTTCTTACAGTTGTTGAAATTGCATTAAGGATAAAGGGACTTGAATTTTTCTCATACAATTTGAAAACAAAACTCTCAACCAAATTACCCCATATAGTTAACTTAGAAGTCATTGAgctactttaaaattttaaaaattcaacaaatcaaaataaaaattcaattatgaTGCAATATAAAAATGTTTAAGATTTAAATTCTAAATAGATTCTGAGAAAAATctgtaattattaataaaaaataaattatttaataaaatatgacgTTTTCCTTAAATAGGCGTATAAAAAAATTCGAAAAATATTGACAAAAAATTTCAAAGGCCATTTTGAGACTGT
This window harbors:
- the LOC110619429 gene encoding 40S ribosomal protein S25; translation: MAPKKDKAPPPSSKPAKSGGGKQKKKKWSKGKQKEKVNNMVLFDQATYDKLLSEVPKYKLVTPSILSDRLRISGSLARRAIKDLMARGSIRMISAHASQQIYTRATNT